One window of Ictalurus punctatus breed USDA103 chromosome 22, Coco_2.0, whole genome shotgun sequence genomic DNA carries:
- the LOC108255603 gene encoding uncharacterized protein LOC108255603 — MMELNIKLLSGETRSVYVNPNDTVAELKQKLASLFKARPSQLKLSITNGQILQLDHDQKTVRDYGLSSGSTVMLLICTTPAPFQVFVKNEKGQTKTYDVTDDETVDELMRKIYQKEGTPVDQQRLIYSGRQLDSGRKLQDYNIVSGSTIHMTLRLRGG, encoded by the coding sequence ATGATGGAGCTGAACATCAAACTCCTGAGTGGGGAAACACGAAGCGTGTACGTGAATCCTAATGACACCGTTGCTGAACTCAAGCAAAAACTTGCATCACTCTTTAAAGCAAGACCTTCACAGCTGAAGCTTTCCATCACCAATGGACAAATCTTGCAGCTGGACCATGACCAGAAGACGGTGAGAGATTACGGCCTGAGTTCAGGATCCACCGTGATGCTGCTGATCTGCACGACCCCCGCACCGTTTCAGGTGTTCGTGAAGAATGAGAAGGGCCAGACGAAAACGTACGACGTCACTGATGATGAGACCGTCGATGAGTTGATGAGGAAGATCTACCAGAAAGAAGGAACACCAGTGGACCAGCAGCGGCTGATCTACAGCGGCCGACAGCTCGACTCTGGCAGGAAGCTGCAGGATTACAACATCGTTTCTGGAAGCACCATTCACATGACCCTCCGTCTGCGTGGAGGCTGA